The proteins below are encoded in one region of Limnochorda pilosa:
- a CDS encoding HD domain-containing protein, producing MLYEVRDPVHGFIVYDELERDLINSKPFQRLRRVKQLALTHMVYPGAVHTRFEHSLGVMEVASQLFDTMMQKGGHELLRALGIRREGERERLRRVLRLAALLHDVGHPPFSHAPEEGLLPGGHEAMSAKLIREAEIRAIIEDQHYRAGIRVEEDIIPVAVGVKHSNARLTAVHQFLSELITGVFGADRMDYLLRDSLHTGVKYGQFDLHRLIHTLTFVQDPKTQDPFVALEVGGVHAAEGLILARYFMFQQVYHHHVRRMYDQHLRQALRDLLPDGQWPLAPDEYVAWDDSRVEAAIFHEASAGGSRWASILANRLHFKLVFEAPEGDIQRYLDQHSDLSALLAERFGEEVYVDSQNRPLVRDRELNVRILGRQGLSSWVTESRIFGVLPPLAFLRVYADRRDDLIKDVRNALSRFVG from the coding sequence GTGCTGTACGAGGTACGCGACCCTGTTCATGGTTTCATCGTCTATGATGAGCTCGAGAGGGACCTGATCAACTCCAAGCCTTTCCAGAGGTTGCGGCGGGTCAAACAGCTGGCCCTCACCCACATGGTGTATCCAGGGGCGGTGCACACGCGGTTCGAGCACTCATTGGGCGTCATGGAGGTGGCGAGCCAACTGTTCGACACCATGATGCAGAAAGGCGGGCATGAGCTTCTTCGGGCGCTGGGTATCCGAAGGGAGGGCGAGCGGGAAAGACTGCGCAGGGTCCTCCGTCTTGCGGCCCTGCTCCACGATGTCGGCCACCCGCCGTTTTCGCACGCGCCGGAGGAAGGGCTGCTTCCCGGAGGGCACGAAGCCATGAGCGCCAAGCTGATCAGGGAGGCGGAGATTCGGGCCATCATCGAGGATCAGCACTACCGGGCAGGGATTCGTGTGGAGGAAGACATCATCCCGGTGGCGGTCGGTGTCAAGCACTCCAACGCGCGCTTGACGGCCGTGCACCAGTTTCTCTCGGAGCTGATCACGGGGGTGTTCGGAGCGGACCGGATGGACTATCTCCTCAGAGACAGCCTGCACACCGGGGTGAAGTACGGCCAGTTCGATCTCCACCGACTGATCCACACGCTGACCTTCGTTCAAGATCCGAAGACTCAGGACCCGTTCGTGGCCCTGGAGGTGGGGGGAGTGCACGCCGCCGAGGGCCTGATCCTGGCGCGGTACTTCATGTTTCAACAGGTGTACCATCATCACGTCAGGCGCATGTACGACCAGCATCTGAGGCAAGCCCTTCGTGATCTGCTGCCAGACGGGCAGTGGCCGTTGGCACCCGATGAGTATGTGGCGTGGGATGACAGTCGCGTCGAAGCGGCCATCTTCCACGAAGCTTCGGCCGGCGGTTCGCGATGGGCGAGCATCCTTGCGAACAGGCTTCATTTCAAGCTGGTGTTCGAGGCACCCGAGGGTGACATTCAGAGGTATCTGGATCAACACTCCGACCTCAGCGCTCTACTGGCCGAAAGGTTCGGGGAGGAAGTGTACGTCGACAGCCAAAACCGACCCCTCGTCCGTGACCGAGAGCTGAACGTCAGGATTCTGGGTCGCCAAGGCTTGTCTTCCTGGGTCACTGAGTCGAGAATCTTCGGGGTCCTACCTCCGCTGGCGTTCCTCAGGGTCTACGCAGATCGACGCGACGATCTGATCAAGGATGTTCGAAACGCATTGAGCAGATTTGTTGGGTGA
- a CDS encoding IclR family transcriptional regulator, which translates to MSSDRSPRSYIVQSVDKAARLLHALAAEDVEHLGVTELAGRLGFSKNQVFRLLKTLERRGLVEQDPQTERYHLGTTVLFLAGHVQRGMGLVRAAAPILDRLALETGETIHLVARRGLEGVMVDFRESPQPVRLTARLGGHYPLHAGACPVAILAALPPDWQQKVIDDLPMLPRYTERTVADPVRLREAIEQVQALGYSLSDEDVDADGRAVGAAILDRAGWPVGAVSVAGPSSRLTQERLHQYGQKVHAAAAEIGARLSLVVGRIEQEATL; encoded by the coding sequence GTGAGCAGCGATCGAAGCCCTCGGTCCTACATCGTGCAGAGCGTGGACAAGGCCGCCCGCCTCCTCCACGCGCTGGCCGCGGAGGACGTGGAGCATCTGGGCGTGACGGAACTGGCCGGCCGCCTCGGCTTCAGCAAGAACCAGGTCTTCCGCCTGCTCAAGACCCTGGAGCGCCGGGGCCTGGTGGAGCAGGACCCCCAGACCGAGCGGTACCACCTGGGCACCACCGTCCTCTTCCTCGCCGGACACGTCCAGCGGGGCATGGGGCTGGTGCGAGCGGCCGCCCCCATCCTCGACCGGCTCGCCCTGGAGACCGGCGAGACGATCCACCTGGTGGCCCGGCGTGGGCTCGAGGGGGTGATGGTCGACTTCCGTGAGAGCCCCCAACCCGTCCGCCTCACCGCCCGGCTGGGCGGGCACTACCCGCTCCACGCAGGCGCCTGCCCCGTGGCGATCCTGGCCGCTCTGCCGCCCGATTGGCAGCAGAAGGTGATCGACGACCTCCCCATGCTACCCCGTTACACCGAGCGGACCGTCGCCGACCCCGTCCGCCTGCGGGAGGCGATCGAGCAGGTACAGGCCTTGGGATACTCCCTGAGCGACGAGGACGTCGATGCAGATGGTCGAGCGGTGGGGGCGGCGATCCTCGACCGGGCCGGCTGGCCGGTCGGGGCCGTGAGTGTGGCGGGTCCCTCCTCCCGCCTGACCCAGGAACGCCTTCACCAGTACGGCCAGAAGGTCCACGCCGCCGCAGCCGAGATCGGCGCCCGGCTGAGCCTCGTGGTCGGACGCATCGAGCAGGAGGCAACCCTATGA
- a CDS encoding ABC transporter permease, protein MSRYVLRRILIMLPVVIGITFANYAIINLAPGDPVDLMIDPNVTEADRQARREALGLDDPFLVRYVRWMGELLQGNLGYSYTTYQPVTERLGERVGPTLLLMGTALVGAYVIALPLGVASAVRPYSWVDYSTGFVGLLGVSLPTFFTGLVFIYVFSLNLDWLPSGGMVSLGGAERWLDRISHLILPASVLALANLGLMLRLVRSSTLEVLRQDFVRTARAKGLAPMQVLFRHVMRNTLIPVITMAGLQIPALIAGSIITEQVFQWPGMGWLTVQAILGRDYPTLMALNLLAAVMVLAGNLVADILYGVADPRIRYE, encoded by the coding sequence ATGAGCCGGTACGTCCTGCGGCGGATCCTGATCATGCTCCCTGTCGTGATCGGGATCACCTTCGCCAACTACGCCATCATCAACCTGGCGCCGGGCGACCCCGTCGACCTCATGATCGACCCCAACGTGACCGAGGCCGACCGGCAGGCGCGCCGGGAGGCCCTGGGGCTCGACGACCCCTTCCTCGTCCGCTACGTCCGCTGGATGGGCGAGCTGCTCCAGGGGAACCTGGGGTACTCGTACACCACCTACCAGCCCGTGACCGAGCGGTTGGGCGAGCGCGTCGGCCCCACCCTGCTCCTGATGGGGACCGCCCTCGTGGGCGCCTACGTGATCGCCCTTCCTCTGGGTGTGGCCTCGGCGGTGAGACCGTACTCCTGGGTGGACTACTCTACGGGGTTCGTGGGCCTCCTGGGCGTCTCCTTGCCCACCTTCTTCACGGGGCTCGTCTTCATCTACGTCTTCAGCCTCAACCTGGACTGGCTCCCCTCGGGCGGAATGGTCAGCCTGGGCGGGGCCGAGAGGTGGCTCGACCGGATCAGCCACCTGATCCTGCCCGCATCGGTCCTCGCACTGGCCAACCTCGGCCTCATGCTCCGCCTGGTCCGCTCCAGCACCCTCGAGGTGCTGCGCCAGGACTTCGTGCGCACGGCGCGGGCCAAGGGACTGGCCCCCATGCAGGTGCTCTTCCGGCACGTGATGCGGAACACCCTCATCCCCGTGATCACCATGGCCGGGCTCCAGATCCCGGCGTTGATCGCCGGCTCCATCATCACCGAGCAGGTCTTCCAGTGGCCCGGCATGGGCTGGCTCACGGTCCAGGCCATCCTCGGGCGCGACTACCCCACCCTCATGGCCCTCAACCTGCTGGCGGCGGTGATGGTCCTGGCCGGGAACCTGGTCGCGGACATCCTTTACGGGGTCGCAGACCCCCGTATCCGGTACGAGTAG
- the opp4C gene encoding oligopeptide ABC transporter permease — MALGSIAKDNPTESWTGPRPTSDSYWAMVVRRFLRHRLAVTGLAVLALVALSALLAPWIAPHDPHAMDVMAFSAPPSGRHLLGTDAVGRDVLSRLLYAARVSLSVGAGAVLLNVLVGIVLGGLAGYLGGRVDSAIMRFTDMVLSFPPLMIILVLVSVLGPSLTNVILVLGLLGWPQICRLVRAEILRLREQEYIVAARALGIPDRRILLRHLVPNSFPPVLVAATFGAAQAIIQEASLSFLGMGVQPPTASWGNMLTDAQSMGVLGSMPWLWLPPGMMIVVAVLSINFVGDGLRDALDPRLN; from the coding sequence ATGGCGTTGGGATCCATCGCGAAGGATAACCCGACCGAGTCCTGGACCGGTCCGAGGCCGACGTCGGACAGCTACTGGGCCATGGTGGTCCGGCGCTTCCTCCGGCACCGGCTGGCGGTGACCGGTCTGGCGGTCCTGGCCCTCGTGGCCCTATCGGCCCTCCTGGCCCCCTGGATCGCGCCCCACGATCCCCATGCGATGGACGTGATGGCCTTTTCGGCCCCGCCATCTGGGCGCCACCTTCTGGGCACCGACGCCGTGGGCCGGGACGTCCTCAGCCGTCTCCTGTACGCGGCCCGGGTCTCGCTCTCGGTGGGTGCGGGGGCGGTGCTCCTCAACGTGCTGGTGGGGATCGTCCTGGGAGGGCTCGCCGGATACCTGGGCGGCCGGGTCGACAGCGCCATCATGCGCTTCACCGACATGGTCCTCTCCTTCCCCCCGCTCATGATCATCCTGGTCTTGGTGAGCGTCCTGGGGCCGAGCCTCACCAACGTGATCCTGGTCCTCGGCCTCCTGGGCTGGCCCCAGATCTGCCGCCTGGTACGGGCCGAGATCCTGCGCCTCAGGGAGCAGGAGTACATCGTGGCCGCCCGCGCCTTGGGGATTCCCGACCGGCGGATCCTCCTTCGCCACCTGGTGCCGAACTCGTTCCCCCCGGTCCTGGTGGCGGCCACCTTCGGGGCGGCGCAGGCCATCATCCAGGAGGCCTCCCTCAGCTTCCTGGGCATGGGGGTCCAACCGCCGACCGCGAGCTGGGGGAACATGCTGACCGACGCCCAGTCCATGGGCGTGCTCGGTTCGATGCCGTGGCTGTGGCTCCCCCCTGGGATGATGATCGTCGTCGCCGTCCTCTCCATCAACTTCGTCGGCGACGGCCTTCGCGACGCCCTCGATCCACGGCTGAACTGA
- a CDS encoding ABC transporter substrate-binding protein, producing the protein MNRTARLVATAFIVLSLALVGAAPSRAQAEKVIRVGMWSPPGNVSAINADSSYGYFIVRFVFDTMVNLEPDFSFSPRLADAWEISRDGRTYTFHLNPNATWHDGKPITAADVLFTIETVATPGVQTNRGSALRAIEGLDANGKMTGETISGVRVVDAHTIAITTKSAVDPARFLEQFGTGLYVIPKHLLEGLSPDELARSDVLLNPTVGSGPFRFVRYVTDQYVELERYDAYHRGPAKVDRIFVRIVPAPSVATQLIRGEIDVVAGPGIGEIPLEDWPLVQKAENLRTVTEPALGYQFMAINSAQPYFQDARVRKALALAINRKLMVDQLYQGEAALAVGPFSPITPYANENLDPIPNDPQQARQLLTEAGWDFGRTVELLVPTGNVLRERSASIIQANLQAVGMQVRIQRLDFPSVLSRVFADDFDLTLLGWTDTFDPDHVSSTFQTGGQYNLGNFSDPEADRLIEAAGSQRDPARRKVLYDQLQVLFQEKVPAVFLYYPNMLTAVSKRLVDADPSVFPFENWAAGWDIQEAK; encoded by the coding sequence ATGAACCGCACCGCACGTCTGGTGGCAACGGCCTTCATCGTCCTGTCGCTGGCCCTGGTGGGGGCGGCGCCCTCCCGGGCGCAGGCGGAGAAGGTGATCCGGGTGGGCATGTGGAGCCCGCCCGGAAACGTGAGCGCCATCAATGCCGACTCGAGCTACGGGTACTTCATCGTCCGCTTCGTCTTCGACACCATGGTGAACCTGGAGCCTGACTTCAGCTTCTCGCCGCGGCTTGCCGACGCGTGGGAGATCTCACGGGACGGGCGGACCTACACCTTCCACCTGAACCCCAACGCCACCTGGCACGACGGCAAGCCCATCACCGCCGCCGACGTCCTCTTCACCATCGAGACGGTGGCCACGCCCGGCGTCCAGACCAACCGGGGAAGCGCCCTGCGGGCCATCGAAGGGCTCGACGCCAACGGGAAGATGACCGGCGAGACCATCTCGGGCGTTCGGGTGGTCGACGCGCACACCATCGCCATCACCACCAAGAGCGCCGTCGACCCAGCTCGCTTCCTGGAGCAGTTCGGAACGGGCCTCTACGTGATCCCCAAGCACCTGCTGGAAGGGCTCTCCCCCGACGAGCTGGCCCGGAGCGACGTACTCCTCAACCCCACCGTCGGCAGCGGTCCCTTCCGCTTCGTCCGCTACGTGACCGATCAGTACGTCGAGCTGGAGCGGTACGATGCCTACCACCGCGGCCCGGCCAAGGTGGACCGCATCTTCGTGCGAATCGTACCCGCCCCCTCCGTCGCCACCCAGCTCATCCGGGGCGAGATCGACGTGGTGGCCGGCCCCGGCATCGGTGAGATCCCGCTGGAGGATTGGCCCCTCGTTCAGAAGGCGGAGAACCTGCGGACCGTGACCGAACCCGCCCTCGGCTACCAGTTCATGGCCATCAACAGCGCCCAGCCCTACTTCCAGGACGCCCGGGTCCGAAAGGCCCTCGCCCTGGCCATCAACCGGAAACTGATGGTGGACCAGCTCTATCAAGGCGAGGCCGCTCTGGCCGTCGGGCCCTTCTCGCCCATCACACCCTACGCCAACGAGAACCTCGACCCCATCCCCAACGACCCCCAGCAGGCTCGCCAGCTCCTGACCGAAGCCGGGTGGGACTTCGGGCGAACCGTGGAGCTCCTGGTCCCCACCGGCAACGTGCTGCGGGAGCGCTCCGCCAGCATCATCCAGGCGAACCTCCAGGCTGTCGGGATGCAGGTCCGCATCCAGCGGCTCGACTTCCCCTCGGTCCTCTCGCGGGTCTTCGCCGACGACTTCGACCTGACCCTCCTGGGCTGGACCGACACCTTCGACCCCGACCACGTCAGCTCCACCTTCCAGACGGGCGGCCAGTACAACCTGGGCAACTTCTCGGATCCCGAGGCGGACCGGCTCATCGAGGCGGCGGGCTCCCAGCGCGATCCGGCCCGGCGGAAGGTGCTCTACGACCAGCTCCAGGTCCTCTTCCAGGAGAAGGTGCCCGCGGTCTTCCTCTACTACCCCAACATGCTGACCGCGGTCAGCAAGCGGCTGGTCGACGCGGACCCGAGCGTCTTCCCCTTCGAGAACTGGGCGGCCGGGTGGGACATCCAGGAGGCGAAGTGA
- a CDS encoding M20/M25/M40 family metallo-hydrolase, producing MSHEAPETLRPVIRRIRDAFDEDLERVRGFLRTPSISYTGEGIQETAEQVAGFIRELGGEARVVPTEGHPIVSGRLDQGAPKSVLVYGMYDVMPADEPNWSSDPWGAEIRDLPKLGRSIIGRGAVNTKGPLAAFFRAVARYQEAAGRLPVNLLFAIEGEEEMGSRHFVPFVEDHLEELKEADAVLFPFFSEDEEGVPSLTLGTKGILYFELEARGGDWGGPTERGIHGSYNAWVANPAWRLVKALGTLVDADEKILVDGFFEGQEPLPPRELEVLRRQVESGLLDERPFMEFDHVRRFKGGLRGFELWKRLFSQPQLNIDGIVGGYVGEGTKTLLPHRALAKVDVRTVPRMDPTRVVEAIRHHLDRHGFADVEMRVLNKYPWSKVSLDEHAVQAMLGTYQVMGRTPQIWPLNPGSAPYYVFERILGVPYVTGGLGHGSRQHSTDEYCTVAGVLDFEISLVRWFHAYAALAEGRATVEELGWREEGPA from the coding sequence ATGAGCCACGAAGCGCCTGAGACGCTCCGACCGGTGATCCGGCGGATCCGCGACGCCTTCGACGAGGACCTGGAACGGGTGCGGGGCTTCCTCCGCACCCCCAGCATCAGCTACACGGGCGAAGGGATCCAGGAGACGGCGGAGCAGGTCGCAGGCTTCATCCGGGAGCTGGGGGGCGAAGCCCGGGTGGTGCCGACCGAAGGCCACCCCATCGTCTCCGGCCGGCTGGACCAGGGCGCCCCGAAGTCGGTGCTGGTCTACGGCATGTACGACGTGATGCCGGCCGACGAGCCCAACTGGTCCTCGGACCCCTGGGGCGCCGAGATCCGGGATCTGCCCAAGCTGGGCCGTTCCATCATCGGCCGGGGTGCCGTCAACACCAAGGGGCCGCTGGCCGCCTTCTTCCGGGCCGTCGCCCGGTACCAGGAGGCGGCCGGGCGGCTGCCGGTCAACCTGCTCTTCGCCATCGAGGGCGAGGAGGAGATGGGTAGCCGCCACTTCGTTCCCTTCGTCGAGGACCACCTGGAGGAGCTGAAGGAGGCCGACGCCGTCCTCTTCCCCTTCTTCTCCGAGGACGAGGAGGGCGTCCCCTCCCTGACCCTCGGCACCAAGGGGATCCTCTACTTCGAACTGGAGGCGCGCGGCGGCGACTGGGGCGGCCCCACCGAGCGGGGGATCCACGGCTCCTACAACGCGTGGGTGGCCAACCCCGCCTGGCGGCTGGTGAAGGCCCTGGGAACCCTGGTGGACGCCGACGAGAAGATCCTGGTGGACGGCTTCTTCGAAGGCCAGGAACCCCTGCCCCCCAGGGAGCTGGAGGTGCTGCGCCGGCAGGTCGAGAGCGGGCTCCTGGACGAGCGACCCTTCATGGAGTTCGACCACGTCCGCCGCTTCAAGGGCGGCCTGCGGGGCTTCGAGCTCTGGAAGCGGCTCTTCAGCCAGCCCCAGCTCAACATCGACGGGATCGTGGGCGGCTACGTGGGCGAGGGGACCAAGACCCTCCTCCCCCACCGCGCGCTGGCCAAGGTGGACGTGCGGACCGTCCCCCGCATGGACCCGACCCGGGTGGTGGAGGCGATCCGACACCACCTGGACCGGCACGGCTTCGCCGACGTCGAGATGCGGGTGCTGAACAAGTACCCCTGGTCCAAGGTGAGCCTGGACGAGCACGCGGTGCAGGCGATGCTCGGCACCTACCAGGTCATGGGGCGTACCCCGCAGATCTGGCCCCTCAACCCCGGCTCCGCGCCCTACTACGTCTTCGAGCGGATCCTGGGCGTCCCCTACGTGACGGGCGGCCTCGGGCACGGCAGCCGCCAGCACTCCACCGACGAGTACTGCACCGTCGCCGGCGTGCTGGACTTCGAGATCTCCCTGGTGCGGTGGTTCCACGCCTACGCCGCGCTGGCCGAGGGGCGGGCCACCGTGGAGGAGCTGGGCTGGCGGGAGGAGGGGCCGGCGTGA
- a CDS encoding aspartate/glutamate racemase family protein, with translation MRLAYLVPAPISLSMGTDEVERRRAVLRGLAGPGTTLDLVEAAEGPASIESALEEYLSVPGAAREVERLEAEGYDGAVLGCAGDPGLDALREVAERLVIVGPGEASFLMASTLGRRFAVLTPAESTVGPTYDQVHRSGLRDRLAGVRSVEIPVLAMRDDRRATLARVEQAARRALDEDGADVLVLGCMSLAFLRADVELAEATGVPVVNPLLAAVKFLEALVSAGLHHSKRAFPRPPKLAHGAGVASLLLRTGA, from the coding sequence GTGAGGCTTGCGTACCTGGTGCCGGCTCCTATCTCCCTCAGCATGGGAACCGACGAGGTGGAGCGCCGGCGGGCGGTGCTGCGGGGCCTGGCCGGCCCCGGCACCACCCTGGACCTGGTGGAGGCGGCCGAAGGGCCGGCCTCCATCGAGTCCGCGCTGGAAGAGTACCTGAGCGTGCCGGGTGCCGCCCGGGAGGTGGAGCGGCTGGAGGCCGAGGGCTACGACGGCGCCGTGCTGGGCTGTGCGGGCGACCCCGGCCTCGACGCCCTGCGGGAGGTGGCCGAGCGGCTGGTGATCGTCGGCCCCGGCGAGGCGAGCTTCCTCATGGCCTCCACCCTGGGCCGCCGCTTCGCCGTCCTCACCCCCGCCGAGAGCACCGTCGGCCCCACCTACGACCAGGTCCACCGCTCCGGCCTGCGGGACCGCCTCGCGGGCGTCCGATCGGTGGAGATCCCCGTGCTGGCCATGCGGGACGATCGGAGGGCGACCCTGGCCCGGGTGGAGCAGGCCGCCCGCCGGGCGCTGGACGAGGACGGCGCCGACGTGCTGGTGCTGGGCTGCATGAGCCTGGCCTTCCTGCGGGCCGACGTGGAGCTGGCGGAGGCGACGGGCGTGCCCGTCGTCAACCCCCTGCTGGCGGCGGTGAAGTTCCTGGAGGCCCTGGTCTCCGCCGGGCTCCACCACTCCAAGCGCGCCTTCCCCCGCCCGCCCAAGCTGGCCCACGGTGCGGGGGTCGCGTCGTTGCTGCTCCGGACGGGAGCGTAG
- a CDS encoding M28 family metallopeptidase has translation MSDEPSNENARREGQGSEAERRFLADLTGGAAWELVERFATLNRESGSEDERVAARTIAQRLQEAGVPVEVYTPELYLSLPRGARVSIDGATPLSLTGKTPSFSVSTGDQGTSGRLVYLPSNFAQGSGDLFDSNLRSAEGDLAGAVVVTEGLPLPQKVLDIRATGATAAVFVNPGERIHEAICTPIWGGPDLESADRRPTLAVASVNRPDGERILAAVKAAQASGRSLTATVCTWLEEGLYPCPVTVATIPGSQEPEKFVLLHGHLDSWHYGIGDNAVGDGALLELAIGLWRNRASLRRSVRIAWWPGHSQGRYAGSTWYADRFGVDLAENAVAHVNCDSPGCRWATVFEEVSWMPELAAFTQEAIRDVTGLDSSGERPPRAGDWSFNNLGVSGTLMLSSTMPDPLRKEKGYYGVGGCGGNIEWHTEADTLEVADREILTRDIKVYGAVVWRLATCERLPFRFRATVADMKAALDRYASQAQDRFDLDPVAQELDKLDRQLARLEAADTLAATAVNEALLRVGRILVRLHFAKGDPFRQDPALQVPPLPDLAPAGRLAQLEPGSLEAWFTRTSLVRGRNRVVHGLREAQRVVEGVLKGV, from the coding sequence TTGAGTGACGAACCGAGCAACGAGAACGCCCGGCGTGAAGGGCAGGGATCCGAGGCCGAGCGGCGATTCCTCGCCGACCTGACCGGAGGCGCCGCGTGGGAGCTGGTGGAGCGCTTCGCCACCCTGAACCGGGAGTCCGGCTCCGAGGACGAGCGGGTGGCGGCCCGCACCATCGCCCAGCGCCTGCAGGAGGCGGGCGTGCCCGTGGAGGTGTACACCCCCGAGCTCTACCTGAGCCTCCCCCGCGGCGCCCGGGTGAGCATCGACGGCGCCACGCCGCTCAGCCTGACGGGGAAGACGCCCTCCTTCTCCGTCTCCACCGGGGACCAGGGGACGAGCGGCCGCCTGGTCTACCTGCCCTCGAACTTCGCCCAGGGGAGCGGCGATCTCTTCGACTCCAACCTCCGGAGCGCCGAGGGCGACCTGGCAGGCGCCGTGGTGGTGACCGAGGGGCTCCCCCTCCCCCAGAAGGTGCTGGACATCCGGGCGACGGGGGCTACGGCTGCGGTCTTCGTCAACCCGGGCGAGCGGATCCACGAGGCCATCTGCACGCCCATCTGGGGCGGGCCGGACCTGGAGAGCGCCGACCGGCGGCCCACCCTGGCCGTGGCCAGCGTCAACCGGCCCGACGGCGAGCGGATCCTGGCGGCGGTGAAGGCGGCCCAGGCGTCCGGGCGGAGCCTGACGGCCACCGTCTGCACCTGGCTCGAGGAGGGTCTCTACCCCTGCCCCGTCACCGTGGCCACCATCCCCGGCAGCCAGGAGCCCGAGAAGTTCGTCCTCCTCCACGGACACCTGGACTCGTGGCACTACGGCATCGGCGACAACGCCGTGGGTGACGGGGCCCTCCTGGAGCTCGCGATCGGGCTCTGGCGCAACCGGGCCTCGCTCCGCCGCTCGGTGCGGATCGCCTGGTGGCCCGGCCACTCCCAGGGCCGCTACGCCGGCTCTACCTGGTATGCGGACCGGTTCGGGGTGGATCTGGCCGAGAACGCGGTGGCCCACGTGAACTGCGACTCACCCGGATGCCGCTGGGCGACGGTCTTCGAGGAGGTCTCCTGGATGCCCGAGCTGGCCGCCTTCACCCAGGAGGCGATCCGCGACGTCACCGGCCTCGACTCCTCCGGCGAGCGCCCGCCCCGGGCCGGCGACTGGTCCTTCAACAACCTAGGCGTCAGCGGCACCCTGATGCTCTCCTCCACCATGCCCGATCCCCTGCGGAAGGAGAAGGGCTACTATGGCGTGGGCGGGTGCGGCGGGAACATCGAGTGGCATACCGAGGCAGACACCCTTGAGGTGGCGGACCGCGAGATCCTCACCCGCGACATCAAGGTCTACGGGGCGGTCGTCTGGCGGCTGGCCACCTGCGAGCGTCTCCCCTTCCGCTTCCGGGCGACGGTGGCCGACATGAAGGCAGCCCTCGACCGGTACGCATCCCAGGCCCAGGACCGCTTCGACCTGGACCCCGTCGCCCAGGAGCTGGACAAGCTCGACCGGCAGCTCGCCCGGCTGGAGGCAGCCGACACGCTGGCGGCCACCGCAGTGAACGAGGCCCTGCTCCGGGTCGGCCGGATCCTGGTCCGCCTCCACTTCGCCAAGGGTGATCCCTTCCGGCAGGACCCGGCGCTCCAGGTGCCGCCTCTGCCCGACCTGGCCCCGGCCGGCCGCCTGGCCCAGCTCGAGCCGGGGAGCCTGGAGGCCTGGTTCACCCGCACCTCCCTGGTGCGGGGCCGGAACCGGGTGGTCCACGGCCTGCGCGAGGCCCAGCGGGTGGTGGAAGGCGTTCTCAAGGGAGTCTGA
- a CDS encoding ABC transporter ATP-binding protein, with protein MLSLREVHAGYGKGTVLNGISLEVEPGRVVALLGRNGAGKTTTLRAIAGLVRPARGSIWWQGSPIHGLPPHLVARRGIALVPQGRHIFASLSVQENLMVGFRSRPEGERAGLWDAERIYRHFPILRERARVGGTRLSGGEQQMLAIARALMTQPQILLCDEPCEGLAPMMVLQVGEILQALKEEGLAILLVEQNVEMAFSIADRVHVVSGGQVAYEGAPEDLRRDEAAQVRYLGVSVS; from the coding sequence GTGCTTAGCCTCCGGGAGGTCCACGCCGGGTACGGCAAGGGGACCGTCCTCAACGGGATCTCCCTGGAGGTGGAGCCGGGCCGGGTGGTCGCGCTGCTGGGCCGGAACGGGGCGGGGAAGACGACCACCCTCCGCGCCATCGCCGGCCTCGTCCGCCCTGCACGCGGCTCGATCTGGTGGCAGGGGAGCCCCATCCACGGGCTGCCGCCGCACCTGGTCGCCCGGCGCGGCATCGCCCTCGTCCCCCAGGGAAGGCACATCTTCGCCTCGCTCTCGGTTCAGGAGAACCTGATGGTCGGCTTCCGCAGCCGGCCCGAGGGGGAGCGCGCGGGGCTCTGGGACGCGGAGCGGATCTACCGCCACTTCCCCATCCTGCGGGAGCGAGCCCGGGTCGGGGGCACCCGTCTGAGCGGGGGCGAGCAGCAGATGCTCGCCATCGCCCGGGCCCTCATGACGCAGCCGCAGATCCTCCTCTGCGACGAGCCCTGCGAAGGCCTGGCACCCATGATGGTCCTGCAGGTGGGCGAGATCCTCCAGGCGCTCAAGGAGGAGGGTCTCGCCATCCTGCTGGTGGAGCAGAACGTGGAGATGGCCTTCTCCATCGCAGACCGGGTTCATGTCGTGAGCGGCGGCCAGGTTGCCTACGAAGGCGCTCCGGAGGACCTTCGGCGCGACGAAGCCGCTCAGGTGAGGTACCTTGGCGTCAGCGTCTCCTGA